In Actinoplanes derwentensis, the following proteins share a genomic window:
- the metH gene encoding methionine synthase: MAQTVAKLRELLAERVLVLDGAWGTMLQGAKLTPEDYRGDLIPGDHPKDVTGDPDLLILTRPDVILDVHRQYLAAGADITTTNTFTATSIAQADYGLEHLVREMNVQGARLARQAATEATERDGRPRFVAGSIGPLNVTLSLSPKVEDPAYRAVTFDQVKATYEEQIAALAEGGVDLLMIETIFDTLNAKAAVAAARAVAPDLPLWISVTIVDLSGRTLSGQTVEAFWRSIERAEPLVVGVNCALGAAEVRPHVADLARFANTYVAAHPNAGLPNAFGGYDQQPDETGELIGGFAADGLVNIVGGCCGTTPPHIAAIAEAVRGAAPRVIDAPAPATRFSGLEPFAIGPDTGFVMIGERTNVTGSAKFRRLIEANDHQAAVDVALEQVRGGANLLDVNMDADLLDSEQAMVTFLNLIATEPEVARIPIMIDSSKWSVLEAGLKCVQGKGVVNSISLKEGEEAFLAQARQIRAFGAGAVVMAFDEQGQADTTERKVAICGRAYDLLVGDGFDPTDIIFDPNVLAVATGIAEHNGYAKNFIDALPLIKARCPGARTSGGISNLSFAFRGNDVVREAMHSAFLFYAVKAGLDMGIVNAGQLAVYQDIPADLLKLVEDVIFDRHPDATDRLVTFASTVTGSGAKREIDLSWRETDVETRLSHALVHGIVDFIEADTEEARQKLPRPLEVIEGPLMDGMKVVGDLFGSGKMFLPQVVKSARVMKRSVAYLLPYMEAEKELARLEGRAEVDRGQGKVVLATVKGDVHDIGKNIVGVVLGCNNYEVIDLGVMVPAAKILDTAIAEGADVIGLSGLITPSLDEMVAVGAEMQRRGLKVPLLIGGATTSKQHTAVRIAPAYEAPTVHVLDASRVVGVVSDLLDPDRAQKLDEDNRAEQDRLRIQHEQRLATPLLTVAKARANRETVDFSEIPAPSFTGVREVAPPIAELRRMIDWQFLFLAWELKGKYPAILDLPVARELFDDANTMLDEIIAAGSFQARGVYGIWPAHADGDDIRLAGGGSFPMLRQQTQKPAGRANRCLSDYIAPAGAGDHLGGFAVAIHGADKLAARYEAEQDDYRAIMVKALADRLAEAFAEYLHLKVRREWFEPGSEPVLADLHAERYRGIRPALGYPACPDHSEKRDLFELLGTSSIGIQLTESFAMTPAAAVSGLIFAHPEAKYFTVGRLGKDQIEDYAARRGVPVAEVERWLRPNLAYSID, translated from the coding sequence TTGGCTCAGACCGTCGCCAAGCTGCGCGAGCTTCTCGCCGAGCGGGTCCTCGTGCTGGACGGCGCCTGGGGCACGATGCTCCAGGGCGCGAAGCTCACACCCGAGGACTATCGCGGTGACCTGATTCCCGGGGATCATCCGAAAGACGTCACCGGTGACCCTGATCTGCTGATCCTGACCCGGCCGGACGTGATCCTCGACGTCCACCGGCAATATCTCGCGGCCGGCGCCGACATCACCACCACCAACACGTTCACCGCGACCAGCATCGCTCAGGCCGACTACGGCCTGGAGCACCTGGTCCGGGAGATGAACGTGCAGGGCGCCCGGCTGGCCCGTCAGGCGGCCACCGAGGCCACCGAGCGCGACGGCCGTCCCCGGTTCGTGGCCGGGTCGATCGGCCCGCTCAACGTGACCCTGTCGCTGTCGCCGAAGGTCGAGGACCCGGCCTACCGCGCGGTCACCTTCGATCAGGTGAAGGCGACGTACGAGGAGCAGATCGCGGCGCTCGCCGAGGGCGGCGTCGACCTGCTGATGATCGAGACGATCTTCGACACGCTCAACGCCAAGGCGGCCGTCGCGGCGGCCCGCGCGGTGGCACCGGACCTGCCGCTGTGGATCTCGGTGACGATCGTCGACCTGTCCGGCCGGACCCTCTCCGGTCAGACCGTCGAGGCCTTCTGGCGATCCATCGAACGCGCTGAGCCCCTGGTGGTCGGGGTGAACTGCGCGCTCGGTGCCGCCGAGGTGCGCCCGCACGTGGCCGACCTGGCCCGGTTCGCCAACACCTACGTCGCCGCCCACCCGAACGCCGGGCTGCCCAACGCGTTCGGCGGCTACGACCAGCAGCCCGACGAGACCGGTGAGCTGATCGGCGGGTTCGCCGCGGACGGCCTGGTCAACATCGTCGGTGGCTGCTGCGGCACCACCCCGCCGCACATCGCGGCCATCGCCGAGGCGGTGCGGGGCGCCGCTCCGCGAGTGATCGACGCGCCCGCGCCGGCCACCCGGTTCAGCGGCCTGGAGCCGTTCGCGATCGGCCCGGACACCGGCTTCGTCATGATCGGCGAGCGGACCAACGTCACCGGTTCGGCCAAGTTCCGCCGCCTCATCGAGGCCAATGATCACCAGGCCGCCGTCGACGTGGCCCTGGAGCAGGTCCGCGGCGGCGCCAACCTGCTCGACGTCAACATGGACGCCGACCTGCTCGACAGCGAGCAGGCGATGGTCACGTTCCTGAACCTGATCGCGACCGAGCCCGAGGTGGCCCGGATCCCGATCATGATCGACAGCTCCAAGTGGTCGGTGCTGGAAGCCGGGCTCAAGTGCGTCCAGGGCAAGGGCGTGGTCAACTCGATCAGCCTCAAGGAGGGCGAAGAGGCCTTCCTGGCCCAGGCGCGCCAGATCCGGGCGTTCGGCGCCGGCGCCGTGGTGATGGCCTTCGACGAGCAGGGCCAGGCTGACACCACCGAACGCAAGGTGGCGATCTGCGGGCGGGCCTACGACCTGCTCGTCGGCGACGGCTTCGACCCGACCGACATCATCTTCGACCCGAACGTGCTCGCGGTCGCCACCGGTATCGCCGAGCACAACGGGTACGCGAAGAACTTCATCGACGCGCTGCCGCTGATCAAGGCACGGTGCCCCGGTGCCCGTACCAGCGGGGGGATCTCGAATCTGTCCTTCGCCTTCCGGGGTAACGACGTGGTCCGCGAGGCCATGCACTCGGCGTTCCTGTTCTATGCCGTCAAAGCCGGTCTGGACATGGGCATCGTCAACGCCGGCCAGCTCGCCGTCTACCAGGACATCCCGGCCGACCTGCTGAAACTCGTCGAGGACGTGATCTTCGACCGGCACCCGGACGCCACCGACCGGCTCGTCACGTTCGCTTCCACGGTCACCGGCTCCGGGGCCAAACGGGAGATCGACCTGTCCTGGCGCGAGACCGACGTCGAGACCCGGCTCAGCCACGCGCTGGTGCACGGCATCGTCGACTTCATCGAGGCCGACACCGAGGAGGCCCGGCAGAAACTGCCCCGGCCCCTGGAGGTCATCGAGGGCCCGCTGATGGACGGCATGAAGGTGGTCGGTGACCTCTTCGGCTCCGGCAAGATGTTCCTGCCCCAGGTGGTCAAGAGCGCCCGGGTGATGAAGCGGTCGGTCGCCTACCTGCTGCCGTACATGGAGGCGGAGAAGGAACTGGCCCGCCTCGAAGGCCGGGCCGAGGTCGACCGCGGTCAGGGCAAGGTCGTCCTCGCCACGGTCAAGGGCGACGTCCACGACATCGGCAAGAACATCGTCGGCGTGGTCCTGGGCTGCAACAACTACGAGGTCATCGACCTGGGCGTGATGGTGCCGGCCGCGAAGATCCTGGACACCGCGATCGCCGAGGGCGCCGACGTCATCGGCCTCTCCGGCCTGATCACCCCGTCGCTGGACGAGATGGTCGCGGTCGGTGCCGAGATGCAGCGCCGTGGTCTCAAGGTGCCGCTGCTGATCGGTGGCGCGACCACCTCCAAGCAGCACACGGCGGTCCGGATCGCCCCGGCCTACGAGGCGCCGACCGTACACGTACTGGATGCCTCCCGGGTTGTCGGTGTGGTCTCCGACCTGCTCGACCCGGACCGGGCCCAGAAGCTCGACGAGGACAACCGGGCCGAACAGGACCGGCTGCGGATCCAGCACGAGCAGCGGCTCGCCACCCCGCTGCTGACGGTCGCCAAGGCCCGGGCCAACCGGGAGACGGTCGACTTCAGCGAGATCCCGGCCCCGTCGTTCACCGGGGTCCGGGAGGTCGCGCCGCCGATCGCCGAACTCCGCCGCATGATCGACTGGCAGTTCCTCTTCCTGGCCTGGGAACTCAAGGGCAAGTACCCGGCCATCCTGGACCTGCCGGTCGCCCGGGAACTGTTCGACGACGCCAACACGATGCTCGACGAGATCATCGCGGCCGGTTCGTTCCAGGCCCGGGGCGTCTACGGCATCTGGCCGGCGCACGCCGACGGTGACGACATCCGGCTTGCCGGCGGCGGGTCGTTCCCGATGCTGCGCCAGCAGACCCAGAAACCGGCCGGTCGCGCCAACCGCTGTCTGTCCGACTACATCGCCCCGGCCGGTGCGGGCGACCACCTGGGCGGTTTCGCGGTGGCCATCCACGGCGCCGACAAACTGGCCGCCCGTTACGAAGCCGAACAGGACGATTACCGGGCCATCATGGTCAAGGCCCTGGCTGACCGGCTGGCCGAGGCGTTCGCGGAATACCTGCACCTCAAGGTCCGCCGCGAGTGGTTCGAGCCGGGATCCGAGCCGGTCCTCGCCGACCTGCACGCCGAGCGCTACCGGGGTATCCGCCCGGCCCTCGGTTACCCGGCCTGCCCCGACCACAGCGAGAAGCGCGACCTGTTCGAGCTGCTCGGCACGTCCTCGATCGGCATCCAGCTGACCGAGTCGTTCGCGATGACCCCGGCCGCCGCCGTGAGCGGTTTGATCTTCGCCCATCCCGAGGCGAAGTACTTCACCGTCGGCCGCCTCGGCAAGGACCAGATCGAGGACTACGCGGCCCGCCGTGGTGTCCCGGTCGCCGAGGTGGAGCGCTGGCTGCGCCCCAACCTGGCCTACTCGATCGACTGA
- a CDS encoding bifunctional 3'-5' exonuclease/DNA polymerase has protein sequence MLVAAVLDPDGRGGTLAELSGGVRPRHVADLPAAVRDREDSDQPRWVWSSTAGIYPALLRAGVRVARCHDLELTEALLSGHAGRWGEPRGVAAALARLRGLPVPPDRLRPEAEPPGFAQGALFESVQGDSVGIDDLIAVYEDQARRIAAVESAGRFRMLVAAESAGALIAVEMGRAGLPWRADVHDELLRELLGAPQPVGPPRRLAELTAEVNAAFGTRGLHPDSPAEVIRAFHKAGIDVPNTRRWVLQQVDHPAVAPLLEFKELYRIWTAHGWAWCDAWVRDGRFRPEYVPGGVVSGRWAARGGGALQVPKVVRRGVIADPGWRFVVADAGQLEPRVLAAVSGDARLARAAAEGDLYAALATDSFGGDRGKAKISLISAMYGQTGGDAAPALAVLRRHYPTAFEYVEAAARTGEAGGLVRSWLGRTCPPSASALRDAGLDPPDEVAPPPGRARGRFTRNFVIQATAAEWALVLLATLRTALQGTPAELVLFVHDEVVVHCPAEQAESVVAAVQESALSAGRLLFGATTVRFPLDVSVVGAYADAK, from the coding sequence ATGTTGGTGGCTGCGGTACTCGATCCGGACGGCCGCGGCGGCACCCTCGCTGAACTCTCCGGGGGTGTCCGGCCGCGGCACGTCGCTGATCTGCCCGCCGCGGTCCGCGACCGGGAGGACTCGGACCAGCCTCGCTGGGTCTGGAGCAGCACCGCCGGCATCTATCCGGCGCTGCTGCGGGCCGGCGTCCGGGTCGCCCGCTGTCACGATCTGGAGCTGACCGAGGCGCTGCTGTCCGGTCATGCCGGGCGCTGGGGTGAGCCACGCGGGGTGGCCGCGGCGCTGGCCCGCCTGCGCGGGCTTCCGGTTCCGCCGGACCGGCTGCGGCCGGAGGCCGAGCCGCCGGGATTCGCGCAGGGTGCGCTCTTCGAGTCGGTCCAGGGCGACTCGGTCGGGATCGACGACCTGATCGCGGTGTACGAGGACCAGGCTCGCCGGATCGCCGCGGTCGAGTCGGCCGGGCGGTTCCGGATGCTCGTGGCGGCCGAGTCGGCGGGGGCGCTGATCGCCGTGGAGATGGGCCGGGCCGGGCTGCCCTGGCGTGCCGACGTGCACGACGAGCTGCTGCGTGAGCTGCTCGGCGCGCCGCAGCCGGTCGGGCCACCCCGCCGGCTGGCCGAGCTGACGGCCGAGGTCAACGCCGCGTTCGGCACCCGTGGCCTGCACCCGGACTCGCCGGCCGAGGTGATCCGGGCCTTCCACAAGGCCGGCATCGACGTGCCGAACACCCGGCGCTGGGTGCTCCAGCAGGTGGACCATCCGGCGGTGGCGCCGCTGCTGGAGTTCAAGGAGCTCTACCGGATCTGGACGGCGCACGGCTGGGCCTGGTGCGACGCCTGGGTGCGCGACGGCCGCTTCCGCCCGGAGTACGTGCCGGGCGGTGTCGTCTCCGGCCGCTGGGCCGCCCGTGGCGGCGGGGCCCTGCAGGTGCCGAAAGTGGTGCGCCGGGGGGTGATCGCCGATCCGGGCTGGCGGTTCGTGGTCGCCGACGCCGGTCAGCTGGAGCCGCGGGTGCTGGCCGCGGTCTCCGGCGACGCCCGCCTGGCCCGCGCCGCCGCCGAGGGCGACCTCTACGCGGCGCTGGCCACCGACTCGTTCGGCGGCGACCGTGGCAAGGCGAAGATCTCACTGATCAGCGCGATGTACGGGCAGACCGGCGGGGACGCTGCCCCGGCCCTCGCGGTGCTCCGGCGGCACTACCCGACCGCGTTCGAATACGTCGAGGCCGCCGCCCGGACCGGTGAGGCGGGTGGGCTGGTCCGGTCCTGGCTGGGCCGCACCTGCCCGCCGTCGGCGTCGGCTCTGCGCGACGCGGGGCTGGACCCGCCGGACGAGGTCGCGCCGCCGCCCGGCCGGGCCCGGGGCCGCTTCACCCGCAACTTCGTGATCCAGGCCACAGCCGCCGAGTGGGCGCTGGTCCTGCTCGCCACCCTGCGGACCGCGCTGCAGGGCACTCCCGCCGAACTCGTCCTGTTCGTGCACGATGAGGTGGTCGTGCACTGTCCGGCTGAGCAGGCCGAGTCCGTGGTGGCGGCGGTTCAGGAGAGCGCGCTATCGGCGGGCCGGCTGCTGTTCGGTGCCACCACGGTGCGATTTCCGCTGGACGTCTCAGTGGTTGGTGCCTACGCCGACGCCAAGTGA
- a CDS encoding carbohydrate ABC transporter permease, whose product MSNVTTMAAPVQTGAPREKTHREVRAFNGLAHLALVAWALVTAGPLIWVVLASFKSNTEIFLGEPFALPATFSLETYFSAWDQAHIGRYFLNSVFVVLISTAGTMLFGSMAAYVLARYTFFGNRAVYYLFVSGLAFPTFMALGPLFHILKNMGLLNSYHGLIMVYIAYSLPFTIFFLAAFFKTLPHEIDEAATMDGASHTRKFFQIMMPMAKSGLVSITIFNIVGQWNQYLLPLVIMQGQGADQKWVLTQGIANISTQAGYHAEWSTLFAALTLSIIPMIAVYAVFQRQIQAGLTAGAVK is encoded by the coding sequence ATGAGCAACGTGACGACCATGGCCGCCCCGGTCCAGACCGGCGCTCCGCGGGAGAAGACCCACCGGGAGGTACGGGCCTTCAACGGTCTCGCCCACCTCGCCCTGGTCGCCTGGGCGCTGGTGACCGCCGGGCCGCTGATCTGGGTGGTGCTGGCCTCCTTCAAGAGCAACACCGAGATCTTCCTGGGCGAGCCGTTCGCCCTGCCGGCCACGTTCTCGCTGGAGACCTACTTCTCCGCGTGGGACCAGGCACACATCGGGCGCTACTTCCTCAACAGCGTCTTCGTGGTGCTGATCAGCACCGCCGGGACCATGCTGTTCGGGTCGATGGCGGCCTACGTGCTGGCCCGTTACACCTTCTTCGGCAACCGGGCGGTCTACTATCTGTTCGTGTCCGGGCTGGCGTTCCCCACGTTCATGGCCCTCGGCCCGCTGTTCCACATCCTCAAGAACATGGGGCTGCTGAACTCGTACCACGGCCTGATCATGGTCTACATCGCGTACAGCCTGCCGTTCACGATCTTCTTCCTGGCGGCGTTCTTCAAGACGCTGCCACACGAGATCGACGAGGCCGCGACGATGGACGGCGCCTCACACACCCGCAAGTTCTTCCAGATCATGATGCCGATGGCGAAGTCCGGCCTGGTCAGCATCACCATCTTCAACATCGTCGGCCAGTGGAACCAGTACCTGCTGCCGCTGGTGATCATGCAGGGCCAGGGCGCCGACCAGAAGTGGGTCCTCACCCAGGGCATCGCCAACATCTCCACCCAGGCCGGCTACCACGCCGAATGGTCGACGCTGTTCGCCGCCCTGACGCTGAGCATCATCCCGATGATCGCCGTCTACGCCGTCTTCCAGCGCCAGATCCAGGCCGGCCTCACCGCCGGGGCGGTCAAGTAA